The Thermanaerothrix sp. genome window below encodes:
- the def gene encoding peptide deformylase, translated as MQIYTLGHEVLRQKALPVQDINDEIAALVKEMRETMYAGRGIGLAGPQVGLLQRIFVVHIEGDIPRVFINPSIIQTSPELTEYEEGCLSIPGLYGEVKRPEAVRIQAWNERGRPFTLDA; from the coding sequence ATGCAGATATATACGTTGGGGCATGAGGTGCTTCGGCAGAAGGCCCTGCCCGTACAGGATATCAATGATGAGATAGCCGCTCTTGTGAAGGAAATGCGGGAGACCATGTATGCGGGGCGAGGCATCGGCCTTGCGGGTCCCCAGGTGGGTCTCTTGCAGCGGATTTTTGTGGTCCACATAGAAGGGGATATACCCCGGGTGTTTATAAATCCTTCGATTATCCAGACGTCTCCGGAATTAACGGAATACGAAGAGGGGTGTCTTTCGATACCGGGTCTGTATGGGGAGGTAAAACGGCCGGAGGCGGTGAGGATCCAGGCCTGGAATGAGCGGGGGCGGCCCTTTACCCTCGATGCGGA